GGTGCCGGGACGAGTTGCAGAGTGTCCTGGCGGACTTCCCTTGGCTGGAACGCAAAGATGTTCAAGCCTGCCTGCTCAACGCCAAACGCGCCGTCGGCAATGAACGAAAGAAGATGCCTGCCCTTTGATTATTCACCAGCGGCCAGAAACGCCTCCTCCTTCACGGCTTGTGAGACGCGGAAACCGGCGCGATCTTCGAGCAGTTCGACCAGCTCCCGCACCGAGTTCAACTTGCTTTGACGCTTGGCTTCCACCAGCACGCCCATCAAGCCGGTGATCGGCACACCTTCGAGCTCTGCCACCTGACGCCCCAGTTTTTCATCAATCAACAACAAATTCGCTCGTGTTTCCTTGGCCAGAACAATGGCTTCGGCTTCGCCCAAATCCAGCTCGGCTTCGAGGCGAAGCGCCATTTTGTGATCGGAGATCTCGCGGGCTTCCAGAAACGAGGGCAACGGAGAATGCGAACGCAGCAGTTCACGATGCACGGCTGTGGGTATCAGCACTGAGCCGTAGAGCTCGCGAAGCAAGCCAAGCTGGCCCACATGGATCAGCGACGTCAGCGCCGACGTGTCGCTCACGACGATCATGCGCCCCGCAGGGAAGCCAGCGTGCGCAAATCAGCGCGCAAAT
This portion of the Verrucomicrobiota bacterium genome encodes:
- a CDS encoding DUF3368 domain-containing protein codes for the protein MIVVSDTSALTSLIHVGQLGLLRELYGSVLIPTAVHRELLRSHSPLPSFLEAREISDHKMALRLEAELDLGEAEAIVLAKETRANLLLIDEKLGRQVAELEGVPITGLMGVLVEAKRQSKLNSVRELVELLEDRAGFRVSQAVKEEAFLAAGE